A part of Aegilops tauschii subsp. strangulata cultivar AL8/78 chromosome 2, Aet v6.0, whole genome shotgun sequence genomic DNA contains:
- the LOC109743156 gene encoding elongation factor 1-beta yields the protein MAVTFSDLHTADGLKALEAHLAGKTYISGDGITKDDVKVFAAVPVKPSAEFPNAARWYDTVAAAVASRFPGQSSGVSVSSAPAAAAPAASKDEDDDDDMDLFGDETEEDKKAAAEREAAKPAKKKESGKSSVLMDIKPWDDETDMKKLEEAVRSVQMEGLTWGASKLMPVGYGIKKLQIMLTIIDDLVSVDTLIEEVLCEAPINEYVQSCDIVAFNKI from the exons ATGGCCGTCACGTTCTCCGACCTCCACACCGCCGACGGGCTCAAGGCCCTCGAGGCGCACCTCGCCGGCAAGACCTACATCTCCGG CGATGGGATCACCAAGGACGACGTCAAGGTGTTCGCGGCGGTGCCCGTGAAGCCCAGCGCCGAGTTCCCGAACGCTGCCCGCTGGTACGACACCGTCGCCGCGGCTGTTGCTTCAAG GTTCCCTGGCCAGTCCTCTGGGGTGAGTGTATCATCGGCTCCTGCTGCAGCTGCTCCTGCCGCTTCCAAG GatgaagatgacgatgatgacaTGGATCTGTTTGGCGATGAGACCGAGGAGGACAAGAAAGCTGCAGCTGAGCGTGAGGCTGCCAAGCCTGCAAAGAAGAAAGAAA GTGGCAAATCCTCCGTCCTCATGGACATCAAGCCATGGGACGATGAGACTGACATGAAGAAGTTGGAGGAGGCTGTCCGCAGTGTTCAAATGGAGGGTCTCACCTGGGGTGCAT CTAAGCTTATGCCCGTGGGTTATGGCATCAAGAAGCTCCAGATCATGCTGACGATCATCGATGACCTTGTGTCCGTCGACACTCTTATTGAGGAAGTGCTTTGTGAGGCGCCCATCAACGAATATGTCCAGTCGTGTGACATCGTTGCCTTCAACAAGATCTAG
- the LOC109743158 gene encoding LOW QUALITY PROTEIN: uncharacterized protein (The sequence of the model RefSeq protein was modified relative to this genomic sequence to represent the inferred CDS: inserted 2 bases in 1 codon), producing the protein MVSLAAPAFHSLASQVSRACTTRASSKCESAPGRRGAKARPRAAGTAQAAAVEAEETPRFRWDELGSDLSEPQEQAMRGLSPKLPNRCRALMPRVLSLSPGDENLGVVLAFWVKAMKPKRADWLLVLKELKAMESPLLAEVLEYALLEDSFEANVRDYTKLMQIYGKQNLLREAEEAFQAMKARGLPCDQVMLTALVDMYSKAGDLTRAKETFEEIVLLGLPLDKRAYGSMIMAYIRADMLDQAEDLIKQTEDQQVFAGKEVYKALLRAYSYKGDSEGAQRVFDAVQFAGTVPDTKLCALLVNAYCLSNRIDEAVCVTRNMRSAGLEPCDKCVALILSAYEKANRLEGALEFLAELEENGIVIGQEPSQLLAAWFGRLGVVHEVEQVLEEVSKSSKSKQSVSVLKEGTKSRKSKDGVKKEWRKGRTSKHSISVHQQPSISVQMKGATNRKSRXSLSPLPLQLK; encoded by the exons ATGGTGTCGCTCGCCGCCCCGGCCTTCCACTCGCTGGCCTCGCAAGTCTCCAGGGCCTGCACCACGAGGGCGTCTTCGAAATGCGAGAGCGCGCCCGGCCGCCGTGGAGCGAAGgcgcggcctcgggcggcggggactgcgcaggcggcggcggtggaggcggaggagACGCCGAGGTTCAGGTGGGATGAGCTCGGGTCCGACCTGTCCGAGCCCCAGGAGCAGGCGATGCGCGGCCTGTCCCCGAAGCTGCCCAACCGATGCAGGGCGCTGATGCCGCGCGTCCTGTCGCTGTCCCCCGGCGATGAGAATCTCGGCGTGGTCCTTGCGTTCTGGGTGAAGGCCATGAAGCCCAAGAGGGCGGATTGGCTGCTGGTCCTCAAGGAGCTCAAGGCTATGGAGAGCCCGCTTCTCGCTGAG GTACTAGAATATGCACTGCTGGAGGATTCTTTCGAAGCGAATGTGCGCGACTACACCAAGTTGATGCAAATCTACGGCAAGCAAAATCTGTTGCGGGAAGCCGAGGAAGCATTCCAGGCCATGAAAGCCAGAGGCCTCCCATGTGATCAGGTCATGCTGACTGCACTGGTGGACATGTACAGCAAGGCCGGGGATCTCACCCGCGCAAAGGAAACATTCGAAGAGATCGTGTTGCTGGGCCTACCGCTCGATAAGCGCGCGTACGGTTCGATGATCATGGCCTACATCAGAGCAGACATGCTAGACCAAGCAGAAGATCTGATCAAACAGACGGAGGATCAGCAGGTCTTCGCAGGAAAAGAGGTCTACAAGGCTCTGCTTAGAGCATACTCGTACAAAGGCGATTCAGAGGGGGCGCAAAGGGTTTTCGATGCGGTGCAGTTCGCGGGGACGGTGCCAGACACAAAGCTGTGCGCGCTCCTGGTGAATGCCTACTGCCTCTCCAATAGGATCGACGAGGCCGTCTGTGTGACCCGAAACATGAGGAGTGCGGGACTGGAACCGTGCGACAAGTGTGTCGCCTTGATACTCAGCGCGTACGAGAAGGCCAATAGGCTGGAAGGAGCACTGGAGTTTCTGGCGGAGCTCGAAGAGAACGGCATCGTGATCGGCCAAGAGCCGTCGCAGCTGCTCGCGGCATGGTTCGGGAGGCTCGGGGTGGTTCATGAAGTGGAGCAGGTCCTGGAGGAAGTGAGTAAGAGTAGCAAGAGCAAGCAGAGTGTTTCAGTCCTGAAGGAAGGGACGAAGAGTAGGAAGAGCAAAGACGGTGTCAAGAAGGAATGGAGAAAAGGCAGAACGAGCAAACACAGCATTTCAGTACACCAGCAACCCAGCATTTCAGTCCAGATGAAAGGGGCAACCAACAGGAAGAGCAG ATCACTCAGTCCATTACCTCTGCAACTGAAGTGA
- the LOC109743150 gene encoding uncharacterized protein: protein MALYLLFESASGYALFHASGIRKIGQTVDAVRPTLLDLKRFSKAVKLARFTPFLSAVDATNQCNAVSEGITTDELVNFLVLNLPKVKEWKKGKFTVGVAQPKVGSRITEATGIPCQSDDYIQELLGAVRLHFGQLFDQLQPYDLENYSRASADNMVTQTILLLDTLDKGVNFFTMRVREWYGWHFPELVKIVNDNYLYAKLAKFVANKSDLSEKDIPALADLIGDEDKAKEIVEAAKASTGQDLSPVDLINVQQFAQRVMNLSEYRKNIYEYLVTKMNDIAPNLTSLIGVRVGAQLISNAGSLSNLAKLPSSTLQILGAEKALRRALKTGGNTPKYGHIFHSSFIGRASTKNKGRMARYLASKCSMASRIDCYSDMSSSIFGEKMREQVEERLDFCEKDVASRKNLDVMNPAIEGMTNRVSEEDKEKENGWKKESNSKADDDAMHLDKPAMHSTLCTRLAIVEL from the exons ATGGCGCTCTACCTGCTCTTCGAGTCCGCGTCGGGGTACGCGCTCTTCCACGCCTCCGGCATCCGCAAGATCGGGCAGACCGTGGACGCCGTCCGCCCCACCCTGCTGGACCTCAAGCGGTTCAGCAAGGCCGTCAAGCTCGCCAGGTTCACCCCCTTCCTctccgccgtcgacgccaccaacCAGTGCAACGCCGTCTCCGAAG GGATCACGACCGACGAGTTGGTAAACTTCCTGGTGCTCAACCTGCCCAAGGTCAAGGAGTGGAAGAAGGGCAAGTTCACCGTTGGCGTCGCCCAGCCCAAGGTCGGGTCCCGCATCACCGAGGCCACCGGAATCCCTTGCCAGTCGGACGACTATATCCAGGAACTGCTTGGTGCGGTGCGGCTGCACTTCGGTCAGTTGTTtgacca ATTGCAGCCATATGACCTGGAGAACTATAGCAGGGCAAGTGCGGATAACATGGTGACTCAAACTATCCTTCTGTTGGATACACTTGATAAGGGTGTCAATTTCTTTACCATGAGAGTGAG GGAGTGGTATGGATGGCATTTTCCTGAGCTGGTCAAAATCGTGAATGACAACTACCTTTATGCTAAGCTTGCCAAATTTGTAGCAAACAAATCTGATTTGTCAGAGAAAGACATTCCAGCTTTAGCAGATCTGATTGGAGATGAGGACAAGGCAAAAGAAATTGTTGAAGCAGCAAAGGCATCTACGG GCCAGGACCTTTCACCAGTTGATTTGATCAATGTCCAACAGTTTGCTCAAAGGGTCATGAATCTATCTGAGTACCGTAAAAATATCTATGAGTATCTGGTGACAAagatgaatgatattgcaccaaATCTGACGTCATTGATTGGTGTAAGGGTTGGAGCTCAGTTAATCTCTAATGCTGGCAGTCTTTCGAATCTTGCAAAATTACCTTCCTCCACTCTTCAGATACTAGGTGCTGAGAAGGCGCTGAGAAG AGCTCTCAAAACAGGTGGAAACACACCGAAGTATGGCCACATATTCCACTCATCTTTCATTGGCCGTGCATCGACGAAGAACAAGGGAAGAATGGCTAGATACCTAGCAAGTAAATGCTCAATGGCTTCACGCATTGACTGTTATTCAG ATATGAGTAGCTCCATTTTCGGTGAGAAGATGCGGGAACAAGTCGAGGAGAGATTAGACTTTTGTGAAAAGGATGTTGCATCACGCAAGAACCTTGATGTAATGAACCCTGCAATTGAGGGTATGACGAACAGAGTCTCAGAGGAGG ATAAGGAGAAGGAGAATGGTTGGAAAAAGGAGTCTAATTCCAAGGCTGATGATGACGCTATGCATCTTGATAAGCCTGCTATGCACTCGACGTTGTGCACCCGATTGGCCATCGTCGAACTGTAG